Below is a genomic region from Borreliella mayonii.
TAATAAGCTTTTCAGATTTATTAAACTAGAGAGGTTTACTCTTTTATATTTTAACTTCCTGGTCAAAAAAATCTCAAAGGGTGTGGATAACTAGTAGATAGTATTATTCTCAAAAAAAGTTTTAAATTAAAATAGTTACATTTCAGTCTAAAAACTATATTAAGAATTAAATTCAATCATTCCACATTTTCATTCTTTATAGCCTCATTATCACTTATCCGCAAATAATAAGCTTTTAAAAAGACCTTAAAAGACTTTAAAAAACCCCATTAAACATCTAGGAATCTTTCTTTATCCTTTAAAAACTTGCTTTTAAAGCTTAAGAATATAAATTAAAAGTAAAAGAAGACTTTTAATTTATATTCTTAAGCTTTAAAGATTTAAAAAATCCATTACTACAGCATTAAACAAACTCAATCTAAACTTTGTTTGCTTGCAACAAACTGATATTAATTTATTATAAATTGCGCTAATATTTTACTTGTCAAAACTTACTATTAGGAGATAATAAAAATATGAAAAAAATTTTAAAATTAATATTAATTTTTGGGCTGACAATGCAAATCTTTGCTACAAAAGAAAAACAAGACGGAATTAAAAAACAAGATAAAATTGAAAAAAGCATTGAAAGTTTCAATAAATATGATAAAGAGAAAAAAAATCCAATTGGGCCATTCCTTTTAAATTTATTTTTGCCTTTTGGAATAGGATCCTTTGTCCAAGAAGATTATATTGGTGGGGGTTCAGTGCTTGGATTCAATTTATTAGGAGCAATCCTTTGTGTAAATGGAATTATTATTAACCTTAGTGAAAAACAATTAACCGGATACATACTAATAGGGGTAGGAGCAAGCATGCTTTTAACATCCTATACAGTTTCACTTATTATTCCATTTACATTTGCAAATAGGTACAATGAAAATCTTAAAAAAAGACTCAGCGCTGAGCTTGCGGGGTTTGAGCCCAATTTTGATCTTGGAATAAACGGATTTCGATTATCGTTCAAAAAAAATTATTAAATAAATGTAAGATAACAATTTTTAAGATCTAATATTAAAAAAATTAATTTGCCTACAAATAGGGTATTAATACTAATACTCTATTTGTAGGCTTATCAATTATACTTAAAAAATCCTTAAAATCCATTAATATTCAACCCAATTAAGAAATCATCTCAATGCCAAATTGATACAATATTTTTAACAATTATTAATAACAATTATTAATTAAAATGTTCTAAACATAATATTAAAATGCTATAATTACTAATTATTATTAATAATTAAAATACTTTTTAAGGAGACTATTTTGAAAAAAACAATTATTATATTTATAATATTAGCATTTCTGTTGAATTGCAAAAACAAAAATAATTATACCGAGCTAAATAACAATCTAGATGAAAAATCTCAATCCAAATCAAATCTAGTTGATGAGGATAGAATTGAATTTAGCAAAGCAACATCTTTAGAAAAATTAATAAGTAGATTAAACTTAAACAACACTGAAAAAGAAACACTAACATTTTTAACAAATTTATTAAAAGAAAAACTAATAGACCCAAATATTGGATTACATTTTAAAAATACTGGTGGAGATGAAAGCAAAATAGAAGAGTCTGTACAAAAATTTCTATCAGACCTAAAAGAAGATGAAATAAAAGAACTGCTTGCAAAAATTAAAGAAAATAAAGATGCAAAAGAAAAAGACCCTGAAGAGTTAAATACTTATAAAACCATACTTGCTAGTGGATTTGATGGAATTTTCAATCAAGCAGATTCCAAAACCACACTTAACACCCTAAAAGATACCGTATAAACCAAATCAAGTTAAATTTATAATTAATTTTAAAAGCTAGTGGTTTTAAACTGCTAGCTTTTAAAAAAACTTTTTAGTCAATCAATGAATTAAACGCAAAACTTGCGCTTTTTATCTTAGGATATTTTTTAATTATTTTTTTCATAGTAACATTAAAAAGCTGAGAATCAAGTGAGATTCTGTAAACTTTTTCATTTTTTGGATATTGCTTAGACTTAATAATAATCTCAGCAATCATATCGCTCCAAGTTCCATTGCTATAAAGAGAAACAAAAGCTTCAATCACTTTTTTAGCATCACTAGAACCAAAAGGATATGCGGTTACAAGCCCAGATTCAACTGATTTTTCAGACATTGGAAGTCCTCCAAAAAGTCCACCTTTATTTTCATTAAAATTTATATCACTTCCTTTGCTTATCAATTTAAATCCAGAAATAGAATAAAGCGGATCACTCTCACTAGTAGTTTCAAAAATTATCAAAGGCATAGCATAAGAAATGTAGCCTCCATCAATAGGAGAAACAAGATAAGAATACTTAATCCCCTTAAGCTCTTTAATAAAATCTCCGCGCTCGCCAAACAAATCTCTGGCTTTAATTTTTATCCAACGAACAGCAACCGGCCATACAAGCATATTTATTAATTTTGTTCCCTCTAAAAACTCTATTTGGTTGTAATCAATAAATTTATTTTTATTCTCAAACGCTTTTAAAGTCTCATGATTTTTAGAATCAGACGCTAAACCAGAATCATCTGAGAATCTTCTAAAATTCATTACACCCAAAGCTCTTTTTTCTTGAACTAGCATATCTGATCCACCTTCTCCAACAAGCTTACTACCCTCTCTCTTCATTTTTGAATTATCGTCTAAATAACAACCAAGAATCAAAACCACAACAAATACAATGACTATTTTCAAAATGCTCCCCCTTAAAACTTTTATCTAATATTTAAAATTTTTAAATTAAATTATTAGAAGCAAGTGTAGACCAATTAACAAAAAAATCAAAACAAAAACTTAGCGCCTGCTAATCTCTTTTATTAAGCTGTTTAACATGCGATTTATATAATCATAAAGTTTTTTATTTTTGCCAATATTGTTGTAATAAAGTTTAAAAATTTCTAAAAGAGTATTTCTAACTTTAAAAATCAA
It encodes:
- a CDS encoding S2/P23 family protein codes for the protein MKIVIVFVVVLILGCYLDDNSKMKREGSKLVGEGGSDMLVQEKRALGVMNFRRFSDDSGLASDSKNHETLKAFENKNKFIDYNQIEFLEGTKLINMLVWPVAVRWIKIKARDLFGERGDFIKELKGIKYSYLVSPIDGGYISYAMPLIIFETTSESDPLYSISGFKLISKGSDINFNENKGGLFGGLPMSEKSVESGLVTAYPFGSSDAKKVIEAFVSLYSNGTWSDMIAEIIIKSKQYPKNEKVYRISLDSQLFNVTMKKIIKKYPKIKSASFAFNSLID
- a CDS encoding P13 family porin, translated to MKKILKLILIFGLTMQIFATKEKQDGIKKQDKIEKSIESFNKYDKEKKNPIGPFLLNLFLPFGIGSFVQEDYIGGGSVLGFNLLGAILCVNGIIINLSEKQLTGYILIGVGASMLLTSYTVSLIIPFTFANRYNENLKKRLSAELAGFEPNFDLGINGFRLSFKKNY